The following proteins come from a genomic window of Calditerricola satsumensis:
- the folD gene encoding bifunctional methylenetetrahydrofolate dehydrogenase/methenyltetrahydrofolate cyclohydrolase FolD: MPATILDGKAMAKAIRQDVARDVARLRERGLVPGLAVVLVGDDPASHTYVRAKAKACREVGIHSEVHHLPVDTPEAVLLETVRRLNERRDIHGILVQLPLPAHIRPKAVIDAVRPDKDVDGFHPLNVGNLAIGDRCLVPCTPRGILEMVKRAGLEVAGKRAVVIGRSNIVGKPMAQLLLREDATVTVCHSKTPNLPAVAREADLLVVAIGRPAYVDDRFVKPGAVVIDVGINRLADGRLVGDVDFAKVQHVAGYLTPVPGGVGPMTIAMLLKNTVEAADAQAKAAW; this comes from the coding sequence GTGCCTGCGACGATCCTGGATGGAAAAGCGATGGCCAAAGCGATTCGGCAAGACGTGGCCCGCGATGTGGCCCGGCTGCGCGAAAGGGGCCTGGTGCCGGGGCTGGCGGTGGTCCTCGTCGGCGACGACCCGGCCTCCCACACGTATGTGCGGGCCAAGGCCAAGGCGTGTCGGGAGGTGGGGATCCACTCCGAAGTGCACCACCTGCCGGTCGACACGCCGGAAGCCGTTTTGCTCGAGACGGTCCGCCGGTTGAACGAGCGCCGCGACATCCACGGCATTCTCGTCCAGCTGCCGCTTCCCGCCCACATCCGCCCCAAAGCGGTGATCGACGCCGTGCGCCCGGACAAGGACGTTGACGGCTTTCACCCCCTCAACGTGGGAAACCTTGCCATCGGCGACCGCTGCCTTGTCCCGTGCACGCCGCGCGGGATTTTGGAGATGGTCAAGCGCGCCGGACTGGAGGTGGCCGGCAAGCGCGCCGTGGTCATCGGACGCAGCAACATTGTCGGCAAGCCCATGGCCCAGCTGCTGTTGCGCGAGGACGCGACGGTGACCGTGTGCCACTCGAAAACGCCCAACTTGCCCGCCGTGGCGCGCGAGGCCGATCTCCTCGTTGTGGCCATCGGGCGGCCGGCCTACGTCGATGATCGCTTCGTGAAGCCCGGGGCTGTGGTGATCGACGTGGGCATCAACCGCCTGGCCGACGGCCGGCTTGTCGGCGACGTCGACTTTGCCAAGGTCCAGCACGTGGCCGGCTACCTCACGCCGGTGCCGGGGGGCGTGGGGCCGATGACGATCGCCATGCTGCTCAAGAACACCGTGGAGGCGGCCG